A stretch of Geotrypetes seraphini chromosome 2, aGeoSer1.1, whole genome shotgun sequence DNA encodes these proteins:
- the LOC117355916 gene encoding apolipoprotein L domain-containing protein 1-like, translating to MPATEEKRMLDETAALSWHATSSPTSQSVLFLMDQRNQLYDQVMRLHKIAARIDKLHKRSVVTTLMGNCLSIAGALTAIVGLLLTPITFGASLLASSIGLGVAAAGGAANVTSDLSLSFSNSKELRKVQEIDEACRKQLKEIWECLALEQQLTGTVGYDPWATKESPADSVRFMILSGSHDFLVPKYSEEATKGSQAVLRAKVQKLAMHLESCIHVLDTMCDRLQLEKMALDTKALLNCN from the exons ATGCCAGCAACGGAGGAGAAAAG AATGCTAGATGAAACTGCAGCCCTGTCCTGGCATGCCACCTCCAGTCCCACCAGCCAGTCTGTGCTGTTTCTGATGGACCAGAGAAACCAATTGTATGACCAAGTAATGCGCCTCCACAAAATTGCTGCGCGAATTGACAAACTTCACAAGAGGTCTGTTGTCACCACCTTGATGGGGAATTGCCTGAGTATAGCTGGTGCGCTCACTGCCATTGTTGGCCTCTTGCTCACTCCCATCACCTTTGGGGCATCCCTCTTGGCCTCCTCAATAGGCCTGGGGGTTGCAGCAGCTGGCGGGGCAGCTAATGTCACTTCGGACCTGTCTCTGTCATTCTCCAACTCCAAGGAGCTGAGAAAAGTACAGGAAATTGATGAGGCCTGCCGCAAGCAGCTGAAGGAGATCTGGGAATGCCTGGCACTGGAACAGCAACTGACGGGTACTGTTGGGTATGATCCCTGGGCCACAAAGGAAAGTCCTGCTGACTCTGTCCGCTTTATGATACTCTCTGGCTCACATGACTTCCTAGTGCCAAAATACTCAGAAGAAGCCACGAAAGGGAGCCAAGCAGTGCTAAGGGCCAAAGTTCAGAAACTGGCCATGCACCTGGAATCCTGCATACATGTCCTGGACACTATGTGTGATCGGTTACAGCTGGAAAAAATGGCACTGGACACTAAAGCACTCCTGAATTGTAACTGA